The Solibacillus sp. FSL R7-0668 genome includes the window ATCCATGAGCCTTGCCAATGGACGCGCACTTCAAGAATTGGTACGAGTAATCCAGAAAGCGCAATCCCAAAACCAATACCACTAAACACATAGCCACTCCAACGTGTCAGCAAATGGGTAGCTAAATAATCCATTACAATGCTGGAGGCTAATACAAAAATAAAGCCGCTCGAAAGCCCCATAATCAATCGTAAGATAATCCAAATCGTATAAGAATCAATGAGCCCCATTAAAATAATGGATGTTACATTGACGACCACATTTAATAGTAGAAAATGCTTTTTAGCGCGGTAAATAAAGCCGGCTCCAAGTGCACCGACAAAGTAGCCAACATAGTTGCTCGATGCCAGCCAACCACCCTGTGTAAATGATAATTGCTCATCAATGCGCATAAATGGTAGCAATGGTGTAAGGGCGAATCGGCTAATGCCCATCGCCACCACTAACATCAATATGCCACCAACAATAACGCCCATATGCTGTCGATTCATAAAATTTCCCCCTTCATAAATAATCCCCTTTTCCAAATTGTAACATTATCGAATTCGAGATTAATAGAGAGAATTGTCGTATAAGAAAAGAAAAAACCTAACTTTTCACCAAAAGTTAGGTTTCGACGTCATCAGCCAAATGAAAAAGCCCATCAGCACGATGTATTTCCATGTTGCCACTTTGACCATATGAATATATGTATCTTTTGAAAAGTCGGCATTTTTAGCATAGATTCTCGCTGGTTTAAATGCGGTAGCCATAAAATAAAGAGAAAGCGTCATAGCAATATACGTTACGATTAACCAAGAGCTTCCCCATGACCAACCACTAAAATGAATAAGCACTAGCCCTGTTGGCACAACATAATGTCCCCCATGTGCAACAGCGCGCAAGACACCTTGTAAGGCATTTACATAGCTTAATGCTTCTGCTTCAGGGGCCTTTTTCATCCGACTTAATAAGGGCAAAATCGCAAAGAGCGGACCGGTTGCGACGACCGCACTGATGACATGTGCAAATAATAGTATGTTGTAGAGCAAATTCATCCCTCACTAACCAATTATTACTGTCAGTGTAACACGAATGAAAAAAGCAAGCTACGTCCCCTTAACGTAGCTTGCCTATAAACCCCTTAAGAATGTGCAGGTGAACGTTCTCCCGTATGTTGTGCTTGTTTTTCTACGCGCTGTTTTTTCATCTTGTTCACATCAGAACGGAGTAATAATGAAATACCGAATGAGATCGCAATTAAAATACTGAATACATAGAACACCGGAACATAGCTATTCGCTGCTTCGCGGATTGTTGATACAATAATCGGACCAAAAATACCACCAAGTGACCATGTTGTTAGTAAGTAGCCGTGAATCACACCCAGTTGTTTTGTACCAAATAAATCCGACGCAAATGCTGGTAAGTTCGAGAAGCCACCACCATAGCAACTAACAACTAAGAAAATAAATAGTTGGAATATAATCACGTTTGTTGTGAATGGTAATGTCATGAATGCGATTAATTGAATGACAAAGAAAATGACAAATACATTTTGACGACCAATATAATCCGATGCTGCCGCCCAAATTAAGCGCCCCCCACCGTTAAATAAGCCCATTAAGCCAACCATTGTTGCCGCAGCTGCGACTGAAAGACCTGCGATTTCTTGTGCCATTGGTGAGGCAACTGAAATCATCATTAAACCAGATGTTACGTTAATAAGATGCATTGCCCAAAGCATCCAAAACTGCTTTGTTTTTACTGCTTCACGCGCTGACATTTGCGCGATTTCTTGCGTTTTTACTTTACCTGAAACGGTTGCTTCTTCTACATCACCCGGTTTTGGTGGAGCGATATATAAGGCACCTAGCATCATTAGGATGAAATAGCTAACACCCAACACAAAATACGTGTTGGCAATCCCGATAGCCGCCATTAAACTAGCAGCAACTGGCGCGGTAATTAATGCACCTGAACCAAATCCTAAAACAGCCATCCCTGTCGCTAAACCGCGGCGATTTGGGAACCATTTTACGAGCGTGGATACCGGAGCAATATAACCAATCCCCATCCCGAGTCCACTTAATAATCCGTACGTAAGCCAGTATAGAACAACTGAATCCGAAAGAATAGCAACGCCAGCGCCACCTTGTCCAAGTCCGAATAGAACAGCCGCGACCATGGCAGCTTTACGAGGTCCTAACTTTTCTACGATACCCCCGAATAATGCCGCAGCAAATCCGGCTAAGCCCATCATGATTGTAAAAGCAATTGTAATTTGAGAAGCATCCCATCCAAGCTCTGTCGCAATTGGATTTTTATACACACTATATGCATAAGCGCCTCCGATTGATAAGTGGATAGAAATTGCGGAAGCAGCAATTAACCAACGATTCTTTTTCATAAATTTCCCCCTCAAACAAATTAATTATCGTTTTGTACGATAATTTCTGTGTTAAGTAGATGTGTCAAATCTATGACCTTCTATGGCAATAACTTAACATCATTTTATTATGTTGTGCAAGTGAAATTTGAAAAATAAATTATGTCGAAAAAACATATATTTCTCTTTTAGAGAATAAAAATTGTACTTTAAGTGGCAAAAATTTTTGGTTTTTTAAAGGGGAAAGCCTGTGTTTTCAACGTTTATACGAATTTTTTGTTGAAATTTAAAAGTGGTGATATTGGATTTTAAAATAATAATAAAAAATACAAATAAATTTAAAATATTGTACTTAAATAATTAAAATAGCTTAGTTTTGTTGTTAAATTCTAATAAAGGAATTTTGTGTTGTGACGTTTGGATACTATTTAAGCGATAATATAACAGTTACTAATACACCTCGAAATGAATGATGAATAGTATTATGCATTGGGAAATCAACGTTTTTGACGCTAACTCATAAAAAAATAACGATAAATAATGAAACAGCCTTTCAAAAAGTGAAACTGTTTATAACAGTTTGGAGAAAAGTTAATTTTCGAAATTTCGATAGGGAATTTTGTTTTATGTAGAAATATTTTTGGAGTTGAAAATGTAAAAACAGGCCTATTTTTAGAAAAATGAACTTCATTTTGATTGCTATAGGAATGGGAAAAACATTGGGTTTAGCCATTGAATAAATATGCTTTTGAAAAAAGGGGGAGGGGAAAAAAGAATTGACGTTTAATAAACAGTTCTCTAAAGTCAAAATAGTGATAAGAAATGAGGTGGGTAGAATGAAACAACTTGATCCAAAGCAACTAACAGAGCGTGAAAATTATAAATTTTTGATTGGCTCGATTATTCCACGTCCCATTGCCTTTGTAACATCCATATCAGAAGATGATGTAGTGAATGCGGCACCATTTAGTTTCTTTAATATTGTGTCATCAAATCCTCCGATGATTTCGGTAAGTATTCAGCGAAAAGTGGGGCAAATGAAGGACACCGCCCGCAATATTAAGCAAAAGGGGCAGTTTGTCGTGCATATTGTGGATACAGACAATGTCGAGCAGGTCAATGAAACGGCTGCAAATATGCCTCCGCATGAAAGTGAAGTGGAACGTGCACAATTGACATTAGTGGAAAGCACTAAAATTGCTGTACCAGGTGTAAAAGAATCAAAAGTACGCATTGAATGTGAGCTTGACACAGTGTTAGAGCTTGGTGGCGATGAAAATAATGTAGGGTGTGACCTTATCATCGGCAAAGTAGTGTACTATCATATAGAAGATACGATTTATGAAGACGGGAAGATCAATCCGCAAAAACTGGCGGCAATTAGTCGTTTAGCGGGTAATGATTACGCAAAAATTGGGGAGCAATTCACAATAGAACGCCCGCAGTAAATAGAGGAGGCAATACTATGTTAAAAATCCAAACAATCGAACTTTTTAATATCGAATTACCATTAATAGAGCCATTTATCGTTAGTTATGGCACTTATCCCAATATGCCATCCATTATCGTGAAAATGACGACAGAGTGTGGCTTAGTTGGATGGGGCGAGGCGGTTCCAGATGAGCATGTTACAGGGGAAACATTAGAAGGCACGTATGCAGTCTTACAGCATACATTAGCCCCCGCAATGATTGGCGAAAATCCAATGAACTTTGAAAAAATTCACGCCAAAATGGATGCCATTATTTACAGTGCCCCTGCAGCAAAGGCCGCAATTGATATTGCATGTTTTGATGTTGTCGGTAAAAAGCTAGGCGTACCTGCATATCAATTAACAGGTGGTCGCTATCACGATAAATTCCCCATTACGCATGTATTAAGCATTGGAACACCTGAAAAAATGGCCAATGAAGCAGCTGAACGCGTAGAAATGGGTTACAACTCATTCAAAATGAAGGTTGGCCGTGATGTCGCAAGTGATGTGGCACGTATTCAAGCAGTACGCACGCGTGTGGGGAGCCAAATTGCCATTCGTGTGGATGTCAACCAAGGTTGGGTCAATAGCTCGACAACGATGCAGGCAGTGCGTGAGCTAGAAAATCTAAATATTGATTGGCTTGAACAACCAGTGCGTGCAGATGATATTGACGGCATGGTAGAAATCAAAGCGAAAACAACGATTCCTGTAATGATTGATGAAGGTTTACGTGGGGTGCGAGAAATGCGTGAAATTATTGCCAAGCGTGCAGCCGATAAGGTCAATATTAAGCTCATGAAATGTGGCGGTATTTATCCAGCGATGAAGCTTGCCCATATGGCAGAAATGGCTGGAATGGAATGTCAAATCGGTTCCATGGTAGAATCATCAGTCGGCTCTGCAGCTGGTTTCCATGTCGCATTTTCAAATAAAGCCTTCACAAGTGTTGAGCTAACAGGGCCACTAAAATTCTCAAAGGATATCGGGAATCTTCATTATGATGTGCCGTTTATTAAGCTGACAGAACGTTCTGGCCTTGGTGTGGATGTCGATGAAGCGATCTTAGCCGAATTGACACGTGAAAGCTGTGTGGTGCAGTAAATGATTGCGACAGGAACTTTAGGACAAGCTGTATATGAGGTCCATGTATTAACGGAAGCACATATTCCGCAATTGATGACACTACAGTTAGAGGTGGTTGAAGCGCTTGAAAATAAAGCCATCTTGCAGCCACTGGATGAGGATGAGTTAGGCTTTATTTTACGTGGCAATGGTGTGATGATTGGGGTATTTGTTGAAGGGAAATTGATTGCCTTCCGTGCCTTACTCCAACCTGAAATTGATGACGAGCATTTAGGCTATGACATTGGTTTAACGACCGTAGCAGAGCTAAAAAAGGTGCTCTATCAGGAAATTTCTAATGTTCACCCACATTACCGAGGATTTGGGTTGCAGCGGACAATGGCGGATCTTATTATGCAGCAAATGGATTTAACCAAATTTACTGTTGTTTGTGCCACGGTGATGCCGGGCAATATTGCGAGCTTGAAGGATAAATTTTCGCAAGGGATGCATGTTGCCGCCCTGAAATATAAATACGGCGGGAAATTACGCTATGTGTTTATGAAGGATTTCATGCGTGAGGAACAGTCTACGTGGCAAGAAGAAGCGTTCGTATCGATGGACGACACAGAAACACAGCAACAATTATTAAAAGCCGGCTTCGTTGGGCGTTCCATGAAGCAAGATGGGAAAACGTGGCTTGTACAATATGTGAAATAATAAAGGATGTGGCGAGTTTTAGTTTTTCGCCACATCCTTTATCGATTTACTAGACTCCATGTTGTGTGTTTACTCCTTAGATATCATTGTCATCAAAGCTGTCTAAATCGAAGAAATCACCATCATCTTCGAATAAGTAAGATACATCATTTTCATCTGTTGTTAAGTAAGTATAGTTTGTCATATTGTATCAGCTCCTTTTTATAACTATACAATAATCAGAAAATTAAGTAAAGTAAAATGTAGTGGAGAATTTTCGAGGGGAAATTCTTGAAACCGCTTTATATCAAGCTATATATTGATTGGTTACGGTTACAAAATAAAGAAAAATTAGTTGATTTCTATTGTTTTTATACAGATTTTCATACATTAATTACTGAAAATTCATGTGGAGAATCTCGTTTAGACCAAAAAGGAGGGGAGTAAAATGGATAAAAAGCCATTTAATGACGTAGATGAGCACTATCAAAAGCATGTTGGCACACCAAGTTCATATAAATTAAAACAAATGCCAAAACCGATCCGTTATATTGGCTATTTTATGATTGGCTGTATGGTAATCGCTGCTCTATTAATTATTGGCGGTATTGTGATGGATAAAATATTTAGTTGAAAATGCATATACTTTTACAGATGGCAATAAAATGATTGGCAGTAAAGTTTGTAGGTTCGAATAATTATAAACGATAAATTTCGCTATAAAAAGCAAAAAAAATATGGTTTGTGTTAAAATATTGTTCGATAATTGATGTGTGGGGAGTGGTCGCATGGAACAACATATTTTTGTATCAAAGTTAATTCCTCCAACTCCAACGAATTACTATTTACGACGAGCGAATTTAATGAAGAAGCTAGCTGGTTGGCAACAAACGAAATGCACGATATTGCATGGGAGCGCAGGTTACGGAAAAACATCGCTTCTTAGTCAATTTATCCATGATAGTAAGGCTTTATGTGCGTGGTATCAAACGACATCAGATGATGATTCAATTTTTCCGTTTTTAAGGCATCTCATTTATAGTGTTCAACAACATTTTCCGTCATTTGGTGAAAACCTAAAAGGTTGGGATACGAACTTAAAGTTTCATAATGTAGAAGATTTATTGCAGCTTTCAAAGCAGCTTGTAAATGAATTGCATAAAATTACAAAGCCACTCATTATCGTGTTGGATGATTACCACCATGTGTCCCATGTGTTTGCGATAAATTATGTCATGAATCAGGTGCTTCAATATTTGCCCCGGCAACATCATTTAATCGTCGCCTCGCGAAAAATGTTGGAATGGAATTGCCTCCTTCCATTACGAATGAACAATCAACTGATTGAATGCTTAGAACATGAATTTATATTTTCTGAGGAAGACGTACAATTTTTATTTGAGACATATTTCGAACGCAAGGTGTCGGACGAAGAATGTGACTTTGTTATGCAAATGACAGAGGGGTGGGCAATGGCGGTCATGTTACTCGCCTATCAAGCCAAATATAACCAGCGTCAATTAGTTGATATTGCACAAGGGACAGTCGTGAATTTTTTTGCGTATTTATCAGCAGAAGTTTTTGAAAAGCTGGATGTACAGTTTCAGCAGGATTTGTTGAAGCTAGGCATTCATCAGGTTATTTCACTAGAAGAATTGACGCACTTTTATGGGGCAAATTGGGTAGAGAACATGCATGAAAAGCTGAAAAATCTGGCTTTTGTCATTCCTTTAGCAGGAGGCACGAAGTATCGTTTTCATGCGTTATTCCAACAGTTTTTACAGCAGCGTTTACAAGAGCATGCACCAGAACTTTTTGAGCAGTTTAATAAGGAGGCCGCATATTACTATGCCCGTCAGCAGCAAGGGATACAGGCTGTTTCTCATGCGGCTCAACTAAAAAATAGAGCTATTTATATAACGCTTTTATTACAGTTTTCGCCACAGTTTATTGAGGCGGGGCAGTTTGAATATTTGCTGGATCGGTTAAAAGATTTGTCTCCTGAGGA containing:
- a CDS encoding amino acid transporter is translated as MDKKPFNDVDEHYQKHVGTPSSYKLKQMPKPIRYIGYFMIGCMVIAALLIIGGIVMDKIFS
- a CDS encoding GNAT family N-acetyltransferase; translated protein: MIATGTLGQAVYEVHVLTEAHIPQLMTLQLEVVEALENKAILQPLDEDELGFILRGNGVMIGVFVEGKLIAFRALLQPEIDDEHLGYDIGLTTVAELKKVLYQEISNVHPHYRGFGLQRTMADLIMQQMDLTKFTVVCATVMPGNIASLKDKFSQGMHVAALKYKYGGKLRYVFMKDFMREEQSTWQEEAFVSMDDTETQQQLLKAGFVGRSMKQDGKTWLVQYVK
- a CDS encoding mandelate racemase/muconate lactonizing enzyme family protein, with amino-acid sequence MLKIQTIELFNIELPLIEPFIVSYGTYPNMPSIIVKMTTECGLVGWGEAVPDEHVTGETLEGTYAVLQHTLAPAMIGENPMNFEKIHAKMDAIIYSAPAAKAAIDIACFDVVGKKLGVPAYQLTGGRYHDKFPITHVLSIGTPEKMANEAAERVEMGYNSFKMKVGRDVASDVARIQAVRTRVGSQIAIRVDVNQGWVNSSTTMQAVRELENLNIDWLEQPVRADDIDGMVEIKAKTTIPVMIDEGLRGVREMREIIAKRAADKVNIKLMKCGGIYPAMKLAHMAEMAGMECQIGSMVESSVGSAAGFHVAFSNKAFTSVELTGPLKFSKDIGNLHYDVPFIKLTERSGLGVDVDEAILAELTRESCVVQ
- a CDS encoding L-lactate MFS transporter; the encoded protein is MKKNRWLIAASAISIHLSIGGAYAYSVYKNPIATELGWDASQITIAFTIMMGLAGFAAALFGGIVEKLGPRKAAMVAAVLFGLGQGGAGVAILSDSVVLYWLTYGLLSGLGMGIGYIAPVSTLVKWFPNRRGLATGMAVLGFGSGALITAPVAASLMAAIGIANTYFVLGVSYFILMMLGALYIAPPKPGDVEEATVSGKVKTQEIAQMSAREAVKTKQFWMLWAMHLINVTSGLMMISVASPMAQEIAGLSVAAAATMVGLMGLFNGGGRLIWAAASDYIGRQNVFVIFFVIQLIAFMTLPFTTNVIIFQLFIFLVVSCYGGGFSNLPAFASDLFGTKQLGVIHGYLLTTWSLGGIFGPIIVSTIREAANSYVPVFYVFSILIAISFGISLLLRSDVNKMKKQRVEKQAQHTGERSPAHS
- a CDS encoding DUF2269 family protein yields the protein MLYNILLFAHVISAVVATGPLFAILPLLSRMKKAPEAEALSYVNALQGVLRAVAHGGHYVVPTGLVLIHFSGWSWGSSWLIVTYIAMTLSLYFMATAFKPARIYAKNADFSKDTYIHMVKVATWKYIVLMGFFIWLMTSKPNFW
- a CDS encoding flavin reductase family protein, giving the protein MKQLDPKQLTERENYKFLIGSIIPRPIAFVTSISEDDVVNAAPFSFFNIVSSNPPMISVSIQRKVGQMKDTARNIKQKGQFVVHIVDTDNVEQVNETAANMPPHESEVERAQLTLVESTKIAVPGVKESKVRIECELDTVLELGGDENNVGCDLIIGKVVYYHIEDTIYEDGKINPQKLAAISRLAGNDYAKIGEQFTIERPQ